The genomic window GTAACGGAGGAGACTACGCTCCCTTAGAGATAGTCAGGGGTGGAATACTGGCTTCTAAAGAGTTCGGGTACAAGCTTTTCCTGGTCGGTGATGGGAAAAAGATAGAAGCTATTCTGAGAAAGTCCGGTGAGCTTGGTAACCCGCTCCTTGAAGTTGTTGATGCTCCCGAGAACGTCGGTTTTCAAGAGTCCCCATCAAGTGTTTTAAAAAAGAAAAATTCCTCCCTGTACGTCGGTGCTAAGCTGGTCAGGGAAGGCAAAGCCCAGGGACTTATATCCGCCGGAAATACGGGAGCTGTCCTTGCGGTGGGCAAATTTATAGTGGGAGCTGAGGAGGAGGTAGAGAGACCGGCTATAGCTGTAGCCTTACCAAACCCCAAGGGAAAAACCGTTCTTATAGATGTTGGTGCAAACGTTGATTCTAAACCAAGACATTTGGTCCAGTTTGCCGTCATAGGACACACCTATGCCCAGGAGATACTGGGTATAAAAAACCCCCGTGTTGGATTGTTGAGTATAGGTGAGGAAGAAGGAAAGGGGAACGAACTTGTAAAGGAGACCTACCCCCTTCTTAAACAGACAGGGTTGAACTTCCTTGGAAACGCAGAAGGGAGGGACATATACGCTGGTACTTTTGACGTCATAGTGTGCGATGGTTTCGTTGGAAATATAATTCTAAAAGCCAGTGAGAGCTTGGGATTAGCCGTGGTCCAGATGATAAAAGAGGAGATAAAGAAAAGCCTACTGGCTAAGTTTGGAGCCTTCTTGCTCCTTCCTGCTTTGAACAGTTTCAGGAAGAAGGCTGATTTTACCGAGTACGGTGGCATACCTCTCCTTGGTGCTAAGAAACCGGTGATAATCACCCACGGAAAGGCGAATGCTAAGGCTATTAAGAATGCGATAAAGGTTGCGGGTGAGTTCCTATCCCACGACTTTAATGTTAAGCTTGTTGAAAACATAAGGGAACTTATTCCTGAAGAAGTGAGGGTCTGATGGGAACGAAGATAGTCGGTACAGGGATATCTCTTCCAGAGAACGTACTTACGAACTTTGACTTGGAGAAGCTCGTAGATACGTCTGATGAGTGGATAACTACCAGGACGGGTATAAAGGAGCGCAGGATCGCAAAGGAGGAAAGCGTCGTTGAAATGGCAAAGGAAGCCTCCTTGCAGGCTCTTAAGAGGGCGAACCTACAACCAGAGGATATAGATGTGGTTGTGGTTGCCACGTTGACTCCAGAAAAGAAATTCCCTTCAACGGGCTGTTTGCTACAGGCTGAACTGGGCATAACCTCCGGCTACGCCTTTGACTTATCTGCAGCCTGCAGCGGCTTTTTGTACTCTCTTGAGGTTGCTGATGGGTTGCTTAAATCTGGTAAAGCTCGTAGGGTTCTCGTTGTGGGGGTTGAGAAACTGTCTGAGATAGTGGACTGGACAGATAGGAGTACCTGCGTTCTCTTTGGGGACGGAGCAGGAGCGGTAATCCTTGAAAACTCTGATGACGGAAGTGAACTGTTGGCTTCCAAGATGTACTCGGAAGGGAACTTATGGGACATACTTTACGCAGATAAGTGCGGCTATATAAAGATGAAGGGAAGGGAGCTCTTCAAGGTGGCGGTTAGAAACATGGAAGAGGCGTGCAGAGAGGTCTTAGAAACCTCTGGAGTTCCCCCCGAAGATATATCCCTGATAATTCCTCACCAGGCTAACGTCAGGATAATAAACGCTCTTGCAGAGAAGCTCGGGATACCCATGGAAAGGGTTTATATAAACATAGACAGGTACGGCAACACCTCAGCAGCCTCCATACCCATAGCTCTACATGAAGCAATTGAGGAAGGAAGGCTTAAAAGGGGAGACCTCGTCCTGATGACAGCTATGGGAGGCGGCTTAACCTGGGGTGCCGCTCTCCTGAGGTATTAACTTCCCCCTGACCTCATTTATATCCGTCGTTGGAGCTTCGCACTGGAAGTTTCTACACAGGTAGTAGGTCGTCTTTCCTTCTATTTCTTTCAGGGACCTTAAAAACTCACTTATTCTTTCAAGGCTCTCGTCTTTTATACCAAAGATGCCCTCGGGAAGGAATTCCCTCTCAAGTTCAAGGAGGTTAAACTTGGCTTCATCTCCAACACCGATCAATTCAAAGCTACCGTTCACAAGGATATCCGCGGCGAGCAGTGAGAAGGTGTGTGCTCCAGGGAAGGAAGATATAACCTGTGAAAAAGCCCTCAAGGTTTGCTCCCCTTTCTTCTCATACTCCTGAATTCCGAGCAATCTTCCGAGCCTGACCAGGTTATAGGCAAGAACTGAGTTTCCAGAAGGTGTAGCCCCGTCGTATATTTCCTTCTTCCTCACAAGGACTTTCTCTCCAAAGTCAGGTGTCTGAAAGAAGCCGAGGTTTTCCTCATCCCAGAAGTGTTTAAGGACAAACTCTGAGAGTTCTATGGCTTTCTCAAGATACTTACTTATAAAGCTCGCCTCGTAAAGCTCAATCAAACCCCATATCATGTAGGCATAGTCCTCCAAGAAGGCGTCTATACCAGCTTCACCGTCCTTGAATCTGTGCAGGAGTTTACCCTCTTCGGAAAGCATTCTCTCAAGGATGAAATCTGCAGCCCTCTGGGCGGTATCAATCAAATCCTTTCTTCCCAAAGCTATCCCAGCCTTGGAGAAGGCTGCTACGGCAAGCCCGTTCCAGTCTGTGAGAATCTTTTCATCTCTTAGGGGTCTGACTCTCTCCTCTCTCCTTTTAAAAAGCTTGTTCCTTATCTCCTCCAGCTTCTGCTTCAGCACGTCCTCTTCGTACCCAAGTTCATTGGCGTATTCTGCAAGCTCCTTTTTCATATGGAGGATGTTTTTACCTACCTTCTTCCTGGTCGCTTCCTCCAGGAAGTTACCTTCCTCTTCTACTCCGAAGACCTTCTTCACCAAGTCCAGTTCCTCTTCAGTCAGGACCTCTCTGAGCTCGGAAACCTTCCAGGTGTAAAACTTGCCCTCTTCACCCTCGCTGTCCGCATCCTCCGCTGAGTAGAAAACTCCTTCGGGGGACAGCATATCTCTACGTAGGTATTCGGCTATCTCCTCAACAACCTGGGCGAAGAACTCATCTTTTGTAGCCTGATAAGCTTCCGAGTATGTAAACATTAAAAGGGCGTTATCGTAGAGCATCTTTTCAAAGTGAGGGAGTAACCATTCCTTGTCGGTTGAGTACCTGTGAAAGCCGAAACCAACGTGGTCCCATATACCTCCAAGCCTCATCCTCTTCAAGGTATGCTTAACCATAGATAGAGCCCTATCGTTACCAGTCCTCCTGTAGTATCTGAGCAGAAAGATTAGGTTGTGGGGTATCGGAAACTTAGGAGCACTCCCAAACCCCCCGTAGGTTTCATCATAGGTGTGATAGAGCTCGGAGAACCCCTTGTGGAGCACGGATTCGTCAAGCCTATCGCCTATGTAACTTCCCTCTTCACTGCTGGATAAGGCTTCAACCACCTGATTGGCAGCAGTCAGAACCTTTTGCCTGTCCGCTTTCCAGAGCTCGGCTATCTTGAGGAGGATGTCCTTTAAACCCGGCCTTCCGTATATACTTTCCTTTGGGAAGTATGTTCCGGCAAAGAAGGGTTTCTTATCGGGAGTCATTATTACGGTTAAGGGCCACCCTCCTGAACCCGTCATCATGTGGCAAACGCTCATATAAACGCCGTCTATGTCGGGTCTCTCTTCCCTGTCCACTTTTATAGGGACATAGTTTTCATTAAGAATGCTTGCCACTTCTTCATCTTCAAAGCTTTCCCTCTCCATTACGTGGCACCAGTGGCAGGTTGAGTATCCTATGGATAAAAAGATGGGCTTATCTTCACGTTGTGCCTTCTCAAAGGCTTCTTCACCCCAGGGATACCAATCCACGGGGTTGTAGGCGTGCTGTTGTAGATATGGGCTTTTTTCCTTGATTAACCTGTTAGGCTTTCTCTTTTCCATTTAGAAGAATTTGGTGCGCTCTTATCCTGGCGTGATGAGTTTTATCAGGGTTTAATTATTGGGTGGGCTCCCTTATACTTTCTTTGGTTCATAGCCTTCTTTGGTCTCTGCTTTTCCTGGTTCTTATCCCATTTACTCTAATTAAGCCCAGCCTCTCTGAAAGGGTACTCTGTATCCTCACTGGTATCCTTCTCATATTCCTGGGTCTTATCCTTTTCCTGCTTTCTGTATGGGAGCTATCCAGGGCTGGAGGGACAACAACCGTTCTCAAAAGAGCGAAAAGGCTTGTTAAGGGAGGAGTTTACAGCTGCAGTAGGAACCCTATTTACGTTGCTGTAATTCTTATCTCCTTGGGAGAGTCCCTTACCTTTTGCTCTTCAGCTTTCTTGGGATACACCTTTCTTCTTACACTTGGGTTGCATCTCTGGGTTATCCTGTTTGAGGAACCTATGCTCAGGAGGATTTACGGCGACGAGTTTGAGGATTATTCAAAGGAAGTACCTCGCTGGGTAGCTTTTCCAGATATAGTGACCTGCTTGGGAAGGCGAAGGAGGAACCGTTCCTCTCAACTATCTCCATTATCTTGAGGTTTATATCTTCCACTATCTTGAGGTACTCGGCGTAGTCGGCTGTGTCGGTATAGTATTGTAAAAGTATGTTCAGAGAGCTGTCACCGAAAACCTCAAAATGGACGTAGAAGTTTTCCTCCTTAGATACCCTGGGATGGTTGGCTAACATATCCCTTATGTCCCTGAGTATATTTTCCATCTGCTCCCTGGTGGTGGAGTAAACCAGACCTATGTAAGTTCTCACCCTTCTTTTGTCCCTTCTTGACCAGTTGTCTATATTCTGGTTCACTACCTCCTTATTGGGGATAGATACGAGGGTTTTGTCAAAGGTTCTTATCTTGGTTGACCTAAGTCCTATCTCTTCTACCGTTCCCTGAACACCGGCTATCTGACCGGACTCTCCGCTCAGTATGGGTTTATCAAGGAGTATGACAAAGCCGCTTATTATATTTTCCAGTGTATCCTTTGCTGCCAGGGACACTGCCAAGCCTAGGAGACCGACCGAAGCTAAAAGGGCGCTTACGTTTATGCCCCACTCCTGAAGTATGGCAACACCTATAACGAGGATGATAAAAGCTTTTGTAAGCTTTACCAGGAAACCTCCTATCTCTCTGGAAAGTTCCCTTCCGAATCTCTGGGCAAACTCATAAAACTTGTCTTCAAAGGCTGTTACGAGGTTAAAGGACATCCACCCTAAGGTGAAGACTGCCAACGTTTTTATGACCTTTAGCGTTATTTTGCTCTCTATACCGATTATGGCAAGGGACAACCCAATACCTGCGATAACCACCAGGAAACTTATAGGTCTTGTCCAGGCTCTCAGTATTATGTCATCTATCTCCGTAGGGGTCCTCCTCACAAGCTTTCTCAGGGAAGTTATCGCCACAAGGGTGAAGAGTTTTCTGAAAAAGAAGAACAGGAATAGTACAAGCAGGGCGAGTATAAATCTGTAAAGGGGTGTTCCGAGTATAACGAAGTTCAGGTATTCCTGAAGATTTCTGACTGTTTCCACAAGACTTTCCATTACAACCTGAGATTATATAATATCAAGAGTGATGGAAGGATACCTGGTGGTTCTGATAACTACACCCACGGAAAAGGGAGAGGAGCTGGCAAACTTCATCGTTCAAAACAAGCTCGGAGCCTGCGTTAACGTAATCCCTGAAGTAAAGTCTACATACTGGTGGAAAGGGAACATAGAGAGGGATAGGGAGTCACTTCTGGTTGTGAAAACGAGTTCAAGGAAGTTCAACGAGCTGGTGGATAGGGTGAAGGAAGCCCATCCCTATACCGTTCCTGAGATAGTAGCTCTGCCTATATTTGCGGGAAATCCTGACTATCTGAACTGGATTGGGGAAAGCCTTGAATGAGACCCCTTAAACTTGAGCTTGAAGGTTTCACGGTTTATAAAAAGTCTCAGGTAATTGACTTTGAAAAATTAAACTTCTTCATAATCCAGGGCAAAACGGGTGCGGGTAAGACCAGCATAGTTGACGCTATAACTTTCGCCCTTTACGGGAAGGTTCCAAGGTACGGGAAGTCTCGTTCTGCAACCACTATGGTCATGTCCAAAGGAAGCAAGAAGTTAAAGGTCTCCCTTGAGTTCTCTGTGGGGGGAAAACGCTACAGAATAGAGCGCTTTTACAGGGAGAAGCCTAAGGAAGACGTGGTTCGTGTTGAGGAGGAGGGGCGCCGCCTTGACCTGAAGAAGACAGATATAGAAGGCTGGGTTGAGAAGGTTACAGGACTTGATTACAACACCTTTACAAAGGTGATTCTCCTTCCACAGGGAGAGTTTGATAAATTCCTTAAGCCTTCTTCTCCAAAGGAAAGGAGAGACATACTTATAGGACTCCTGAACCTTGAGGTTTTTGATAGGGTTAGGGAGCTTGCCGCAGAGACCTACCGCTCTCTGGAGGGACAGCTCAATGCTATAAAGGCTGAGCTTGAGAGTTTGAGTGAGCTTACCGAATCGGACATTGAAGAGCTTGAGCGCAGGAGACAAAAGCTGGAGAGGGAGGTTGAGGGTTTGAGGAGTGTCCTCTCCGAGCTGGAGGAACGCCTTAGACGTGCAAGGGAACGGGAAGAAACCGAGATAGAGCTCGTTAGGGCAAAGGAGAACCTTGAGGGGCTCCTGTCTAAAAGTCAAGAGTTTGAAACGTTGAAAAGGAGGGTGGAACTGGCGAGGAGGCTCCTTCCCTATCTTCCCTACATAGAAGGGCTTGAAAGGATAGCTAAAGAGCTTAGGGACTTGAGACTGGAAAGGGAGAAGGTTTTAAAAAAGAAGATAGAGGTTGAAGAGGAGCTTAAAAACGTAAAGCTTGAAAGGGAAGAAGTTGAAAGAGAGTATTCTAAGCTACCCAAACTTAGGGAGGAACTCCATCTACTGGTTAGTGAGAGGGAGAGGCTCTCCCTTGCAAAGGAGGAACTTTCTTCCATTGAGCAGAACCTCAAGGCTGTGGAAGAAAAGGAAAAGGTTTTAAGACAGAAGGAGGAGGTTCTCAAAGACAGGGAGGAGAAGCTCCAGGTTGGCGAAGAGTACATCAGGAGAACAGAGGAGGAGATTAACTCCCTTGGGTACGATGAAGAGGAGTATGAAAGGCTCTTAAAGGAGGTTGAAAAAAAACAGACTCTCCTGGAGCAGCAGAGGAGGCTTGAGGAGATAGAAAGGGAACTTAAGGAGCTTGAGAGTTTACGGGATGTAAAGGTAAGGGAGCTTAAGAGCCTCAGAGAAAGTCTTGAGGAAGCGGAGAGAGAGCTACAGGAGAGTAGCATAAAGGTCTATGTTCAGCATATAAGGGCTCATTTGAAGGAGGGAGATCAGTGTCCTGTATGTGGCGGGGAGTTTAAGGGAACACCGGAAGGACAGGAGAGTGCGGATACCGAAGGTCTGAGGTTAAAGGTTAAGGAATTGCAAAACAGGCTTCTTTCCGAAGAGAAGGAGCTCTCATCTCTGGAAGCTAAGGTAGAGTCCCTGACTAAGGAGAGGGAGAGCCTTTCTTCAAAACTAAGAGGTTGGGAGAACATACTGAAGATAGACATAGAAAGCAGGCTGAAGACCTTAGAGGAAAAGAAGAAAAAGAAGAAAGAGCTTGAGGAGAAACTCAAGAAGTTTACTGAGAGATATAATCAACGCTTAAGGGAGAGGGAAGAAGCCCTGAGGGAAGTTGAACGTCTGAAGAGCGAGCTGTCCTCTTTGAAAAGCTCCATTGACGAGAAGAGAAAGAGGCTGAGTGGACTTCTCAAGGGGGAAACCACCCCTGAGGCTGTGGATGAAAGACTTTCAGAGTTAGCGTTTAAGGAGAAAGATATAAAGAGTAAGATTGAAGAGGTTGAAAGGAAGAGAGAAGAGATAGGTAAGTACATAGAAGAGCTTAACAAGAGTTTGATATTCCTTGATACAAAGCTCAGTGAGATAGAAAGCTCCATAGAGGGTAAGGAGAAGGAAAAGAAGGAGAACAGTAGAAAGCTGGCACCTCTCTTTGAGGAGCTGGGAGACCTTGATAAGGTAAAGGAACTCTCTATGACACAGGAAGAACTTTCTGCCCTTGAGAGGGAACTTGAGACTTACAACAGGGAGGTAGCGGGGCTTGAGGATAGGATAAAGGAGCTTGAGAGGAAGCTTTCCCAGATTCAAGAGACTGAAAAACCTGAAAACATAGAGATGCTACTTGCCAGTAAGAGGGAGGAGCTTGAACAGCTCTTGAAGACGGTAGGAGAACTTAAGATAACAGCCCAGCAAAAAAGGGAGTTGTTGGAGAAGAAAGAGAGTCTTGGAAAGAGAGCCTCTGAGATAGAGCGAGAGATTCTCATATACTCCCAGATAAGTGAAGACCTTAAGAGTAATAAACTTCAGGACTTTGCTGCAAGCCTTATGCTTAATAGGATAGTGGAAAGGGCAAGTGAATACCTCTACAACTTCACAAACACTTATGAGTTTGGACTTGATGACAAGGGGGAGCTGGTTGTCATAGACAGGGCTCAAGGTACAGAGAGGGACGTCAAAAGCCTTAGCGGAGGGGAAACCTTTCTGGCGAGTCTGTCCCTTGCGCTGGGTGTAAGCGACATCCTATCTGCGGACGCCCATTTGGAGAGTCTTTTTATAGATGAAGGTTTCGGCTCCCTTGATGAGGAGACCAGAGAAAGGGTCAGTGACATACTTGAGGTTATAAAACAGAGGATAAACAGGATGGTTGGGATTATATCTCATATTCCTGACCTGGCGGAGCGGTTCCACCAGAGGGTTGTTGTAAAGAAGCATGGGGACTTTTCAACGGTGGAAGTTTTCTATTAAATTTTCCAAATAATGTTTTAAAAAAATTCAAACAACATTTCAACGTGACAAAATAAGTTATTGATATATCTTTAAAAATAGAACACAGGAGGTGAAATCAATGGACAGGAAAAGGAGTGTATTTAAAGCTGCCGAGTATGTCAAAATACTGAAGAAGTTCCAGCCCTCCTGTTGGGAAGAGGCTGATTACGCTCAGGAGTGTATACCTTCAAACTTTAAGAACCTTAACGGTACCAGCGGTCGTAGGGAGGATTACTACGTAGATTTCTCGGATATAGTTGCGGTAAGGTAATCAGTTCAGAGAGACGAGTACCTTTTCCAGAGCTTCCAGGAAGATATCGTTCTCTTCGGGCTTACCTATGCTCACCCTAAGGCATCTATCAAGGCCCGGAAGATAGGACATGTCCCTTATGAGTACATCCCTTTCAACGAGACCCTTGTGAACAGCTTTTGCGTTGAAGGGTGTTCTGAAGAGAATGAAGTTGGCTCTGCTGGGAAATACCTCAACCCCTTTAATCCCCTTTAACTCTTTTAATACTCTCTCACGCTCGCTTGTTACCTTTTTAACGCTCTCTTCTATGAAATCTCTACCACTGCTCAAGACAACCTTAGCTATTATCTGAGATGGAGACGTTACGTTGAAAGGCAGTCTTAACTTATTTAACTCCGACACTACAGATTCTTTTCCAATGAGAATACCAACCCTCAGACCTGCAAGCCCTATCTTTGATAGGGTCCTTAGAACAACCGTATCCTCTCTCTTAAGAGCCTCATCCTTAAAACTCTCCCCCGAATAGCTGTAGTAGGCTTCATCAACAACTGTGAAGACACCTTCTTCTCTTATCCTGTGTATCTTCTCCTTGGAGAAGAGGTTTCCTGTTGGGTTGTTTGGGTAAGAGTAGTAGGCAAGAACCACGCTTTTGTTAGCTATCAGCTCAAGGCTCTTCTCAAGGTTTATGTCAAAGTTTTCATCAAGCTGGACGCATACCTTGGGTCTTCCCAGCATGTCCGCTGAGATTTCGTACATGGGAAAGGTAGGAACGGGTACGTATACCCCCTGGCTAAAATCTCCGACAGCTATTGAGAGGTAGTATATGAGCTCGTCCGAGCCGTTCCCCAGGAGGATATTTTCGGAAGAGACACCAAAGAAGTCTCCTATAACTTCCCTGAGCTCCTCCGAATTGGGGTCAGGATACCTGTTCAGTTGAGTTTCCTTTAACTCATTTAGTATAAGAGTTTTTAAGTCTTCTGGCAGGTCATAGGGTAACTCGTTGGAGGATAGCCTTATCCTTGCCTTTGTGGTTTCGGTCTTGTACGCCTTTAAACTGTTAAGTCTTCTGGATAGCATTAAGTCAGGGCTTAGCTCCTGTGCCTTCCTCTTCTTTCTCTTCCTCTTCCGCTTTCTTCAGATACAGTTCAAGCTCTGCCACCGTTGATTCCTGAAGTTTGTCTTCCAGTATGCCCTTAATTAACCTGTTTAGCTTTTTATCGTCTCCCATAGCGATACCACTCAGGACAAGATAAAGCCTTTTTGGTAGTGAGAGAGATACTTTTTTATACCTTGGTCCGCCTCTTCTTTTACCTTTTCTAGCCATAATACCACCTCCTTCTGTTTCCCTTGTTAATTATTTTAGCGCTTTTTTATATGTTTTCAAACTTTATATTGAACTCAATTGCGTGATTTATTAATTCGCAGTAAACCTTAAAGGGAGTAAGTATGACTTCAAGCTTCTTGTTGGGTTCAATAAGGCAACAGGCACCGTTTAACAGCTCCTTAAGGAGCCGAAGCTTTGTATTCAGGGTGTTTATTAGTTCAAGGCGTTCCATTTCCCGTTCAACCTCATCGGGTATGCCGGACAGAAAGGTTATGTCAAAGTTAAAGACCTCATACTCGTCGTATATAGAATCAAGAGCCTCTTCAAGTCTCAAGAGAAACTCCTCTTCAACCTTTAATAGGAACTCACTCAGGAGCTTTTGCTCTCTCTTGTCAAGTAGAGCTTCCCCGAGTATCTTTGTTTCCTCAATGTCCGCCTTTAGCTCGGACTTTATACCTGTAAGCAAGTCTATGTTGAACCTCAGAATGCGGTCATAGACCAGAACCTTCTCAAGTATCTTTATCTTTTCCATCTCTTACCTCAACAATCTCCTCAATATGAATTATACCCGCTCCTCTCAGATACTCTCTGAAGTCTTCAATTACAAGGAAGCCTTGAGAACTCAGTAACTCCTTCACCTTACTGTTTATCCTTTCACCGTGGGGGTCAAGGTCGTACAGGAGGATAACCCCTTCTGCTATGGGTTCTAATAGGTCGGGTAGGTCTGCGAACCTCTTTCCAGAAAGGGTAAGGACGTTTCTTATCCCGTACCTGCGTAGGGCTTTGAGGTCGTTCTTTCCCTCAACGAGGACAGGGTATCTTTGAGACAGCTCTCTCAGTTTCTTTATCCAGTCTCCGAAGCTCTCAAAGTCCATGCCTTATATGCTTCATAACGTGCCACATGTCCTTATCTCCCCTGCCAGAGAGGTTCACGACCACAATTTTTCCTCTCCCAAGCTCTCTCGCCACGTCAACCGCTCTTATGACGGCGTGGGCTGACTCAAGGGCTGGTATTATGCCCTCAGTCTTGGAGAGCAATTTGAAACCCTCAAGGGCTTCCTCATCGGTAGCACAAACGTATTCCCCCCTTCCGGAGTCTTTCAGCCATGCGTGTTCTGGTCCAACACCGGGGTAGTCAAGTCCCGCCGATATGGAGTGGGTAGGGAGTATCTGCCCTTCCTCGTCTTGGAGAAAGTAGCTCTTCATGCCGTGAAGGACACCCAGATGTCCTCCGGTCAATGAAGCGGCGTGCTTACCGGTTTCTATACCGTAGCCAGCAGCTTCAACGCCTATAAGCCTTACGTCCCTGTCGCCTATGAAGGGGTAGAAGATGCCCATCGCGTTTGATCCACCTCCAACGCAGGCGATAACAGCGTCCGGGAGTCTGCCCTCCCTCTCAAGGATTTGCTCCCTCGTTTCGTTTCCTATAACGCTCTGAAAGTCCCTGACTATCATAGGAAAGGGGTGAGGTCCGACCACAGAGCCTATTACGTAATGGGTGGTCCTGACGTTGGTAACCCAATCTCTGAGAGCTTCGTTTATAGCGTCTTTCAGCGTTCTACTTCCGCTCTTTACTATCCTCACTTCGGCGCCGAGGAGTTCCATTCTGAAAACGTTAAGCTCCTGTCTCTCTGCGTCCTCTTCCCCCATATAAACCACGCATTCAATACCTAACAAAGCACAGGCTGTTGCGGTTGCAACTCCGTGCTGTCCGGCTCCCGTTTCCGCTATGACCCTTCTCTTTCCCATCCTTTTGGTGAGGAGAACCTGTCCCAGCGTGTTGTTTATCTTGTGAGCTCCCGTGTGGAGTAAATCTTCCCTTTTGAGGTAGATCTTCGCACCACCCACGTACTCGGTGAGGTTTTTAGCGTAATAAAGAGGTGTGGGTCTGCCCGCATACTCCTTAAGAAGTTCTTCCAGCTCCTTTCTGAAACCTTTATCCTCCTTCAGCCTGTTGTAGGCTTCTTCAAGTTCTTCAAGGGCGTACATCAACGTCTCTGGGACGAACTTCCCGCCAAAGTCCGCAAAGTACCCTCTTTCGTCAGGTAGCATAGCCTTAATTATAGGGTGTAAATATTCTGGCTTGTAAGGTAAATTAATGAAGAGGGTGAGCCGTGATAAAGGGTAAGAGCCTTTTCTTAGAGATAATAAACGACATAATCTACATGGTAAGAATTGAAGGCTCCCAGGACCCTGCGACTGCGAAGGTTGAGTATATAAACAGCAGGGTAAAGGAATTGACGGGCTATGAGCCTAAAGACTTCATCTCAGACCCCTCCCTCTGGGTGAACTTGGTCCATCCGGAAGACGTTGACAGCGTCCTGAGGGTGACCTTGAAGCTGTTGAAGGAGAAGGAGCCTCAGGTAAGGGAGTACAGGGTAAGAACGAGAAAAGGGAACTACATATGGGTTGAAGACAGGATCATACCAATCCTTGAAAAGAGAAAACTCGTGGGATTTGTGGGTGTGGCAAGGGACATAACGAGGAGAAAGACACTTGAAGAGCTTACCCTTTTAGCTCTTGAGCTTGACCTCAGAGAGCTATTCAACAGGGCTGTTTCTTTAGTCAGGGAGGCTTTCAATGCGGACCTCGTTGTTATATATGAGGTTCCTGAAGGTGAAAGGGAAGGAGTCCTCAGGGCTGGCATAGGTGTAGAGAGAAAACTCATAGACAGGTACAGGCTACCCCTGCAGGAGGGAACGGAGTTTTACTATACCTACACATCCCAAAAGCCTGTGGTTGTGAAAGACGTTGATAAGGAGAAGAGGTTCAAGTTTACGCCTGACACATACCTCCTCGGGCTAAAGAGCGGACTTTGTATACCTATAAGGGAAGAGGAACCTTACGGAACTCTCTGTGTTTACTTCAGGGAAGCCAGAGACTTCACGAAGGAAGAGCTTGACTTTGTGAACTCTATCTCCAACATCCTTGGGCTCGCTACGAAGAGGCACAGGTATAAGAATAGGCTTGAGGACTCTGAGAGGAAGCTCCAGAAAGCCAACA from Hydrogenivirga caldilitoris includes these protein-coding regions:
- a CDS encoding thioredoxin domain-containing protein — translated: MEKRKPNRLIKEKSPYLQQHAYNPVDWYPWGEEAFEKAQREDKPIFLSIGYSTCHWCHVMERESFEDEEVASILNENYVPIKVDREERPDIDGVYMSVCHMMTGSGGWPLTVIMTPDKKPFFAGTYFPKESIYGRPGLKDILLKIAELWKADRQKVLTAANQVVEALSSSEEGSYIGDRLDESVLHKGFSELYHTYDETYGGFGSAPKFPIPHNLIFLLRYYRRTGNDRALSMVKHTLKRMRLGGIWDHVGFGFHRYSTDKEWLLPHFEKMLYDNALLMFTYSEAYQATKDEFFAQVVEEIAEYLRRDMLSPEGVFYSAEDADSEGEEGKFYTWKVSELREVLTEEELDLVKKVFGVEEEGNFLEEATRKKVGKNILHMKKELAEYANELGYEEDVLKQKLEEIRNKLFKRREERVRPLRDEKILTDWNGLAVAAFSKAGIALGRKDLIDTAQRAADFILERMLSEEGKLLHRFKDGEAGIDAFLEDYAYMIWGLIELYEASFISKYLEKAIELSEFVLKHFWDEENLGFFQTPDFGEKVLVRKKEIYDGATPSGNSVLAYNLVRLGRLLGIQEYEKKGEQTLRAFSQVISSFPGAHTFSLLAADILVNGSFELIGVGDEAKFNLLELEREFLPEGIFGIKDESLERISEFLRSLKEIEGKTTYYLCRNFQCEAPTTDINEVRGKLIPQESGTPG
- the cutA gene encoding divalent-cation tolerance protein CutA, with amino-acid sequence MEGYLVVLITTPTEKGEELANFIVQNKLGACVNVIPEVKSTYWWKGNIERDRESLLVVKTSSRKFNELVDRVKEAHPYTVPEIVALPIFAGNPDYLNWIGESLE
- the plsX gene encoding phosphate acyltransferase PlsX — translated: MEHYSFALDCNGGDYAPLEIVRGGILASKEFGYKLFLVGDGKKIEAILRKSGELGNPLLEVVDAPENVGFQESPSSVLKKKNSSLYVGAKLVREGKAQGLISAGNTGAVLAVGKFIVGAEEEVERPAIAVALPNPKGKTVLIDVGANVDSKPRHLVQFAVIGHTYAQEILGIKNPRVGLLSIGEEEGKGNELVKETYPLLKQTGLNFLGNAEGRDIYAGTFDVIVCDGFVGNIILKASESLGLAVVQMIKEEIKKSLLAKFGAFLLLPALNSFRKKADFTEYGGIPLLGAKKPVIITHGKANAKAIKNAIKVAGEFLSHDFNVKLVENIRELIPEEVRV
- a CDS encoding mechanosensitive ion channel family protein: MESLVETVRNLQEYLNFVILGTPLYRFILALLVLFLFFFFRKLFTLVAITSLRKLVRRTPTEIDDIILRAWTRPISFLVVIAGIGLSLAIIGIESKITLKVIKTLAVFTLGWMSFNLVTAFEDKFYEFAQRFGRELSREIGGFLVKLTKAFIILVIGVAILQEWGINVSALLASVGLLGLAVSLAAKDTLENIISGFVILLDKPILSGESGQIAGVQGTVEEIGLRSTKIRTFDKTLVSIPNKEVVNQNIDNWSRRDKRRVRTYIGLVYSTTREQMENILRDIRDMLANHPRVSKEENFYVHFEVFGDSSLNILLQYYTDTADYAEYLKIVEDINLKIMEIVERNGSSFAFPSRSLYLEKLPSEVLPLNNPQTRRRKSS
- a CDS encoding beta-ketoacyl-ACP synthase III, with product MGTKIVGTGISLPENVLTNFDLEKLVDTSDEWITTRTGIKERRIAKEESVVEMAKEASLQALKRANLQPEDIDVVVVATLTPEKKFPSTGCLLQAELGITSGYAFDLSAACSGFLYSLEVADGLLKSGKARRVLVVGVEKLSEIVDWTDRSTCVLFGDGAGAVILENSDDGSELLASKMYSEGNLWDILYADKCGYIKMKGRELFKVAVRNMEEACREVLETSGVPPEDISLIIPHQANVRIINALAEKLGIPMERVYINIDRYGNTSAASIPIALHEAIEEGRLKRGDLVLMTAMGGGLTWGAALLRY